TACATACCCATTGAAGCAATGTTACGGTTCAGTACAACTGTTGCATCTAAGTGAGCAAATGTTGTTGCTGGAGATGGATCCGTTAAATCATCCGCAGGTACGTATACCGCTTGGATAGATGTAATTGAACCACTCTTAGTTGAAGTAATACGCTCTTGTAGGATACCCATTTCTTCAGCTAGTGTAGGCTGATAGCCTACTGCTGATGGCATACGACCTAGCAGTGCAGATACTTCAGTTCCCGCAAGTGTATAACGATAGATATTATCGATGAATAATAATACATCTTTACCTTCGTCACGGAAGCGTTCAGCCATTGATAAACCAGTCAAAGCAACACGTAAACGGTTACCTGGAGGCTCATTCATTTGACCGTAAACCATTGCTACTTTATCAAGTACGCCGGCTTCTTCCATCTCGTAGTAGAAATCGTTACCTTCACGAGTACGCTCACCAACACCAGCAAACACAGATAAACCTGAGTGAGCTTTAGCGATGTTGTTGATCAGTTCCATCATGTTTACGGTTTTACCAACACCGGCACCACCGAATAGACCGACTTTACCACCTTTAGCAAATGGGCAAATCAAATCGATAACTTTAACACCCGTTTCTAACAATTCGTTAGAAAGTGACTGCTCTTCATAAGAAGGTGCGGCACGGTGAATTTCATAACGCGTATCTGTTGGGATAGCGCCTTTACCGTCAATTGGATTACCAAGAACGTTTACAATACGACCAAGACATTCGTCACCAACAGGTACGCTAATCGCGCTACCAGTGTTAGTTACTTTAAGGCCTCGGCGTAAACCGTCACTTGAACCCATAACGATACAACGAACAACACCACCACCGATTTGTTGCTGAACTTCTAGCACCAATTCAGATAGGTTAGCGTCGTCGAATGTCAGTGCATCGTACACTTGAGGTACGGATTCTTGTGGAAACTCAACGTCCACAACTGCACCGATGATCTGGACAATAATACCAGTACTCATTTTAAATCCTCTAAACTTTACAAGTTTGCCTAAACCGCTGAAGCACCAGCACAAATTTCAGAAATCTCTTGTGTAATGGCAGATTGACGGGCTTTGTTAAATACTAACTGTAGCTCATCAATGATGTCACCAGCATTGTCTGTTGCATTTTTCATTGCAAACATACGTGCTGCTTGTTCAGATGCTGCGTTTTCAACAACACCTTGATAGACTTGAGATTCAATAAATCTAACTAATAATTTAGTTAAAAGCTCAGCAGGTTCACCTTCATAAAGGTAATCCCAGCCATGCTTAGGTAATGCTTCATTTTCTTCCGATGCAGGCAACGGCAGTAGTTGATCGATAGTTGGTTCTTGCGTCATCGTATTAACAAATTTGTTATATACAACGAATAAGCGATCCAACTTCCCGTTATCGTATGCATCTAGCATAACTCGAACAGAACCAATCAAATCATCTAACTTAGGTGCTTCACCGAGGTTTGCTGTATTAGCAACCACGTTTCCACCTACGTTAGCGAAAAATGTACCAGCTTTAGCACCAATAAGGCCTAAATCTACATCTACATTTTTATTAGACCATCCCTTCATATCAGAGATAGTTTTTTTGAAAAGGTTAATGTTCAAGCCACCGCATAGACCACGGTCAGTTGAAATCACAATATAACCAACACGTTTCACGTCACGTTCTTCTAGGTACGGATGAGAGTACTCCAGAGAACCTTCAGCGAGATGACCGATCACTCTGCGCATTGTGTTAGCGTATGGGCGACTAGCTGCCATGCGATCTTGTGCTTTACGCATTTTGCTCGCGGCAACCATCTCCATTGCGCTGGTGATCTTCTGAGTATTAGTAATACTCCCGATCTTGTTTTTAATTTCTTTAGCGCCGGCCATTTGCTTCTCCTATTAAGCTAGCTGTGGCAGCAAAGGCTGCCACCGCTCTTACCAGGTTTGTGTAGACTTAAAGCTTGCAAGTAAGCTTGTTAGCTTAGCTTGAACATCTTTGTCGTACGCGCCTGTTTCATTAATAGAAGCAAGTAAATCAGCGTGTTCTGCTTTTGCATAAGCTTGTAGAGACGCTTCAAAGCTAACAATTTTGTTAACTTCTACATCTTCTAATGCACCAGTTTCTGCTGCATATAAAGATAGAGCCTGCTCTGCAACACTCATCGGTGCATATTGGCCTTGCTTCATTAGCTCAGTAACTTTCGCACCATGATCAAGCTGCTTACGCGTTGCATCATCAAGGTCTGAAGAGAATTGAGCAAATGCTGCTAATTCACGGTACTGTGCTAGTGCGGTACGAATACCACCAGATAGTTTCTTAATGATCTTCGTTTGTGCTGAACCACCAACACGTGATACAGAAATACCTGGATCAACAGCAGGACGAGTGCCTGAGTTAAACAGTTCTGTAGTCAAGAAGATCTGACCATCGGTAATAGAAATTACGTTCGTTGGTACGAACGCAGATACGTCACCACCTTGAGTTTCAATGATTGGAAGAGCAGTCAAAGAACCAGTCTTACCTTTCACTTCACCTTTAGTGAACGCTTCTACGTATTCAGCGTTTACACGAGCGGCACGCTCTAGTAGACGTGAATGTAGATAGAAAACATCACCAGGGTATGCTTCACGGCCCGGTGGACGACGTAATAGTAATGAAATCTGACGGTAAGCAACGGCTTGCTTAGACAGATCATCATATACGATTAGTGCATCTTCACCACGGTCACGGAAGTATTCACCCATAGCACAACCAGAGTATGGTGCTAAGTATTGTAGTGCCGCAGCTTCAGAAGCCGTTGCAACAACAAGAATAGTGTTTTCCATTGCGCCATGTTCTTCAAGCTTACGTACAACACTAGCAACGGTAGAAGCTTTCTGACCGATTGCTACGTATACACATTTAATGCCCG
This Moritella sp. 5 DNA region includes the following protein-coding sequences:
- the atpA gene encoding F0F1 ATP synthase subunit alpha yields the protein MQLNSTEISDLIKQRIEKFNVVSEARNEGTIVSVSDGIIRIHGLADCMQGEMIELPGNRFGIALNLERDSVGAVVMGSYMGLAEGQKVRSTGRIFEVPVGRNLLGRVLNTLGEPIDGKGPIDNDGFSPVEVIAPGVMERKSVDQPVQIGIKAIDAMIPIGRGQRELIIGDRQVGKSAIAIDAIINQKDSGIKCVYVAIGQKASTVASVVRKLEEHGAMENTILVVATASEAAALQYLAPYSGCAMGEYFRDRGEDALIVYDDLSKQAVAYRQISLLLRRPPGREAYPGDVFYLHSRLLERAARVNAEYVEAFTKGEVKGKTGSLTALPIIETQGGDVSAFVPTNVISITDGQIFLTTELFNSGTRPAVDPGISVSRVGGSAQTKIIKKLSGGIRTALAQYRELAAFAQFSSDLDDATRKQLDHGAKVTELMKQGQYAPMSVAEQALSLYAAETGALEDVEVNKIVSFEASLQAYAKAEHADLLASINETGAYDKDVQAKLTSLLASFKSTQTW
- the atpD gene encoding F0F1 ATP synthase subunit beta: MSTGIIVQIIGAVVDVEFPQESVPQVYDALTFDDANLSELVLEVQQQIGGGVVRCIVMGSSDGLRRGLKVTNTGSAISVPVGDECLGRIVNVLGNPIDGKGAIPTDTRYEIHRAAPSYEEQSLSNELLETGVKVIDLICPFAKGGKVGLFGGAGVGKTVNMMELINNIAKAHSGLSVFAGVGERTREGNDFYYEMEEAGVLDKVAMVYGQMNEPPGNRLRVALTGLSMAERFRDEGKDVLLFIDNIYRYTLAGTEVSALLGRMPSAVGYQPTLAEEMGILQERITSTKSGSITSIQAVYVPADDLTDPSPATTFAHLDATVVLNRNIASMGMYPAIDPLDSTSRQLDPLVVGQEHYDIARGVQGVLQRYTELKDIIAILGMDELSEEDKQIVSRARKIQRFLTQPYHVAEVFTGDPGVLVSLKETLRGFKGLLEGDYDDLPEQAFMYCGSIDDAVEAAKKL
- the atpG gene encoding F0F1 ATP synthase subunit gamma, with translation MAGAKEIKNKIGSITNTQKITSAMEMVAASKMRKAQDRMAASRPYANTMRRVIGHLAEGSLEYSHPYLEERDVKRVGYIVISTDRGLCGGLNINLFKKTISDMKGWSNKNVDVDLGLIGAKAGTFFANVGGNVVANTANLGEAPKLDDLIGSVRVMLDAYDNGKLDRLFVVYNKFVNTMTQEPTIDQLLPLPASEENEALPKHGWDYLYEGEPAELLTKLLVRFIESQVYQGVVENAASEQAARMFAMKNATDNAGDIIDELQLVFNKARQSAITQEISEICAGASAV